In Gambusia affinis linkage group LG08, SWU_Gaff_1.0, whole genome shotgun sequence, a single window of DNA contains:
- the syt19 gene encoding synaptotagmin-2 isoform X3 encodes MWSDMLSFVEFPAKVELLSTGELRMPFSDAVKYCILGISILLLLVALAILIWQIFRCFSDTHTSYPHQDTVNTDLLYSEEKPSGAENYGSPPSTKVEDVRSEARRLTRCLSQASFPSESNYAESNMREHQTINRVHGSLRFSVYYDQLQAFLVVTVLQVEGLVGSSQTSGLQPFVKIRLMCAGSEGTELEHQEGQATPSVLWTVLQEWRTRIVKGSCNPLYGDQFSCILQDKDMINRITLRMEVRDFDKFSRHTVLGEVRVPLGKLNISFPLELQEDLQIPQKDLVGEVLLTLKYLPTSQRLEVGLLKVRTAIAEPSSDAVMYARISIQCNQSKLRYQKTSAVPRCPMTVFNEVLMFSLPDVPLEQCKILVSVYEMQSTGRSNKCLLGQLSVGKDRSSEDEHWTSMVRSVRQPVAKWHGLLL; translated from the exons ATGTGGAGCGACATGCTGTCTTTTGTGGAGTTTCCAGCCAAAGTGGAGCTGCTGTCCACCGGAGAGCTGAGGATGCCGTTCTCAGATGCAGTCAAGTACTGCATTCTGGGAATTTCCATCCTTCTCCTCCTGGTGGCGCTGGCAATCTTAATCTGGCAGATCTTCAGATGCTTCTCTGACACACATACATCATACCCGCATCAGGacacag TGAACACTGATCTGCTGTATTCAGAGGAAAAACCATCAGGAGCTGAAAATTACGGTTCTCCTCCAAGTACTAAA GTGGAGGATGTGCGTTCTGAAGCTCGCAGACTGACTCGATGTTTGTCCCAAGCTTCGTTTCCGTCCGAGTCCAACTACGCAGAGAGCAACATGAGGGAGCACCAAACCATTAACAGG GTTCACGGCTCGCTGCGTTTCTCCGTCTACTACGACCAGCTGCAGGCGTTTCTGGTAGTGACCGTGTTGCAGGTGGAGGGGCTGGTGGGCAGCAGCCAGACGTCAGGCCTGCAACCGTTTGTGAAGATTCGCCTCATGTGTGCCGGATCAGAAGGAACTGAGCTGGAACACCAGGAG GGTCAAGCGACGCCATCTGTGCTGTGGACGGTGCTGCAGGAGTGGCGCACCCGCATCGTAAAAGGCAGCTGTAACCCTTTATATGGAGACCAGTTTAGCTGCATTCTGCAAGACAAGGACATGATTAATCGCATAACCCTGAGGATGGAG GTGAGAGACTTTGATAAGTTCTCCAGACACACGGTGCTGGGAGAGGTCAGGGTTCCTCTGGGGAAGCTGAACATCTCTTTTCCTCTGGAGCTTCAAGAGGACCTGCAGATTCCACAGAAG GATTTGGTTGGAGAAGTGCTGCTGACGTTAAAGTATCTTCCGACCTCTCAGAGGCTGGAGGTCGGCCTGCTGAAGGTCAGAACAGCCATCGCTGAGCCGTCCTCTGATGCAG TCATGTATGCCAGGATCAGCATTCAGTGCAACCAGAGCAAGTTGAGGTACCAGAAGACCTCTGCTGTCCCCCGCTGCCCAATGACCGTCTTCAATGAGGTCCTCATGTTCTCCCTGCCAGACGTCCCACTGGAGCAGTGTAAAATCTTAGTCTCGGTGTATGAGATGCAGTCGACTGGAAGGTCCAACAAGTGTCTGCTGGGACAGCTGAGTGT
- the syt19 gene encoding synaptotagmin-5 isoform X2, with protein MKRSELVAAAWMWSDMLSFVEFPAKVELLSTGELRMPFSDAVKYCILGISILLLLVALAILIWQIFRCFSDTHTSYPHQDTVNTDLLYSEEKPSGAENYGSPPSTKVEDVRSEARRLTRCLSQASFPSESNYAESNMREHQTINRVHGSLRFSVYYDQLQAFLVVTVLQVEGLVGSSQTSGLQPFVKIRLMCAGSEGTELEHQEGQATPSVLWTVLQEWRTRIVKGSCNPLYGDQFSCILQDKDMINRITLRMEVRDFDKFSRHTVLGEVRVPLGKLNISFPLELQEDLQIPQKDLVGEVLLTLKYLPTSQRLEVGLLKVRTAIAEPSSDAVMYARISIQCNQSKLRYQKTSAVPRCPMTVFNEVLMFSLPDVPLEQCKILVSVYEMQSTGRSNKCLLGQLSVGKDRSSEDEHWTSMVRSVRQPVAKWHGLLL; from the exons AGCTTGTAGCGGCTGCATGGATGTGGAGCGACATGCTGTCTTTTGTGGAGTTTCCAGCCAAAGTGGAGCTGCTGTCCACCGGAGAGCTGAGGATGCCGTTCTCAGATGCAGTCAAGTACTGCATTCTGGGAATTTCCATCCTTCTCCTCCTGGTGGCGCTGGCAATCTTAATCTGGCAGATCTTCAGATGCTTCTCTGACACACATACATCATACCCGCATCAGGacacag TGAACACTGATCTGCTGTATTCAGAGGAAAAACCATCAGGAGCTGAAAATTACGGTTCTCCTCCAAGTACTAAA GTGGAGGATGTGCGTTCTGAAGCTCGCAGACTGACTCGATGTTTGTCCCAAGCTTCGTTTCCGTCCGAGTCCAACTACGCAGAGAGCAACATGAGGGAGCACCAAACCATTAACAGG GTTCACGGCTCGCTGCGTTTCTCCGTCTACTACGACCAGCTGCAGGCGTTTCTGGTAGTGACCGTGTTGCAGGTGGAGGGGCTGGTGGGCAGCAGCCAGACGTCAGGCCTGCAACCGTTTGTGAAGATTCGCCTCATGTGTGCCGGATCAGAAGGAACTGAGCTGGAACACCAGGAG GGTCAAGCGACGCCATCTGTGCTGTGGACGGTGCTGCAGGAGTGGCGCACCCGCATCGTAAAAGGCAGCTGTAACCCTTTATATGGAGACCAGTTTAGCTGCATTCTGCAAGACAAGGACATGATTAATCGCATAACCCTGAGGATGGAG GTGAGAGACTTTGATAAGTTCTCCAGACACACGGTGCTGGGAGAGGTCAGGGTTCCTCTGGGGAAGCTGAACATCTCTTTTCCTCTGGAGCTTCAAGAGGACCTGCAGATTCCACAGAAG GATTTGGTTGGAGAAGTGCTGCTGACGTTAAAGTATCTTCCGACCTCTCAGAGGCTGGAGGTCGGCCTGCTGAAGGTCAGAACAGCCATCGCTGAGCCGTCCTCTGATGCAG TCATGTATGCCAGGATCAGCATTCAGTGCAACCAGAGCAAGTTGAGGTACCAGAAGACCTCTGCTGTCCCCCGCTGCCCAATGACCGTCTTCAATGAGGTCCTCATGTTCTCCCTGCCAGACGTCCCACTGGAGCAGTGTAAAATCTTAGTCTCGGTGTATGAGATGCAGTCGACTGGAAGGTCCAACAAGTGTCTGCTGGGACAGCTGAGTGT
- the syt19 gene encoding synaptotagmin-5 isoform X1 — protein sequence MKRSEECTAELVAAAWMWSDMLSFVEFPAKVELLSTGELRMPFSDAVKYCILGISILLLLVALAILIWQIFRCFSDTHTSYPHQDTVNTDLLYSEEKPSGAENYGSPPSTKVEDVRSEARRLTRCLSQASFPSESNYAESNMREHQTINRVHGSLRFSVYYDQLQAFLVVTVLQVEGLVGSSQTSGLQPFVKIRLMCAGSEGTELEHQEGQATPSVLWTVLQEWRTRIVKGSCNPLYGDQFSCILQDKDMINRITLRMEVRDFDKFSRHTVLGEVRVPLGKLNISFPLELQEDLQIPQKDLVGEVLLTLKYLPTSQRLEVGLLKVRTAIAEPSSDAVMYARISIQCNQSKLRYQKTSAVPRCPMTVFNEVLMFSLPDVPLEQCKILVSVYEMQSTGRSNKCLLGQLSVGKDRSSEDEHWTSMVRSVRQPVAKWHGLLL from the exons AGCTTGTAGCGGCTGCATGGATGTGGAGCGACATGCTGTCTTTTGTGGAGTTTCCAGCCAAAGTGGAGCTGCTGTCCACCGGAGAGCTGAGGATGCCGTTCTCAGATGCAGTCAAGTACTGCATTCTGGGAATTTCCATCCTTCTCCTCCTGGTGGCGCTGGCAATCTTAATCTGGCAGATCTTCAGATGCTTCTCTGACACACATACATCATACCCGCATCAGGacacag TGAACACTGATCTGCTGTATTCAGAGGAAAAACCATCAGGAGCTGAAAATTACGGTTCTCCTCCAAGTACTAAA GTGGAGGATGTGCGTTCTGAAGCTCGCAGACTGACTCGATGTTTGTCCCAAGCTTCGTTTCCGTCCGAGTCCAACTACGCAGAGAGCAACATGAGGGAGCACCAAACCATTAACAGG GTTCACGGCTCGCTGCGTTTCTCCGTCTACTACGACCAGCTGCAGGCGTTTCTGGTAGTGACCGTGTTGCAGGTGGAGGGGCTGGTGGGCAGCAGCCAGACGTCAGGCCTGCAACCGTTTGTGAAGATTCGCCTCATGTGTGCCGGATCAGAAGGAACTGAGCTGGAACACCAGGAG GGTCAAGCGACGCCATCTGTGCTGTGGACGGTGCTGCAGGAGTGGCGCACCCGCATCGTAAAAGGCAGCTGTAACCCTTTATATGGAGACCAGTTTAGCTGCATTCTGCAAGACAAGGACATGATTAATCGCATAACCCTGAGGATGGAG GTGAGAGACTTTGATAAGTTCTCCAGACACACGGTGCTGGGAGAGGTCAGGGTTCCTCTGGGGAAGCTGAACATCTCTTTTCCTCTGGAGCTTCAAGAGGACCTGCAGATTCCACAGAAG GATTTGGTTGGAGAAGTGCTGCTGACGTTAAAGTATCTTCCGACCTCTCAGAGGCTGGAGGTCGGCCTGCTGAAGGTCAGAACAGCCATCGCTGAGCCGTCCTCTGATGCAG TCATGTATGCCAGGATCAGCATTCAGTGCAACCAGAGCAAGTTGAGGTACCAGAAGACCTCTGCTGTCCCCCGCTGCCCAATGACCGTCTTCAATGAGGTCCTCATGTTCTCCCTGCCAGACGTCCCACTGGAGCAGTGTAAAATCTTAGTCTCGGTGTATGAGATGCAGTCGACTGGAAGGTCCAACAAGTGTCTGCTGGGACAGCTGAGTGT